AAACTGCGCCAGCCCGCGAGTCGCCAGCACCTTCGTGATCCCCGCGGTCAACGTCGTCTTGCCGTGATCCACGTGACCAATCGTACCGACGTTTACGTGAGGCTTCTTGCGCTCGAATTTCTGCTTGGCCATGTGCGTTCCGCTCCTCGATGTTTAGGTGTGCATCGCCAATGTGGAGCCCACGAGCAGGATTGAACTGCTGACCTCGTCCTTACCAAGGACGCGCTCTGCCAACTGAGCTACGTGGGCGCGTTCTTTTCTGGAGCGGGCGACGGGAATCGAACCCGCGACCAACAGCTTGGAAGGCTGTGACTCTGCCAACTGAGTTACGCCCGCAAACTCTGCAATCTTACAATTTTATAGATAAAATTCATAAACGTCAACTGTTTTGACCTGCCGTCTTTTTCCGGCGAAAACATGGTGGAGGGGGGAGGATTCGAACCTCCGTAGGCGCTGCCAGCAGATTTACAGTCTGCCCCCTTTGGCCACTCGGGTACCCCTCCCGGGAGATCTCTGGAGCCGACGAAGGGAATCGAACCCCCAACCATCTGATTACAAATCAGACGCTCTACCGTTGAGCTACGTCGGCTGGAAACGTAAATTCCAAAACGAGGCATTAAATACTATTCCCTTTCGAATGTCAACGCTTTTCGAGAGAGCGGTCCCCTTTCGCGAACGGCGCTTCAGGCCTGCCGGAGCACGCGCGCGCAGAACGCGAGGATGCCCGAGGTTACCCCGACATTGAGGGAGTCGCTGCCGGCCTCCATGGGGATGCGCACCGACCCGTCGCACTTCTCCCGGACCAGTCTCCGGATCCCCGTGTTCTCGCCTCCGAGAACGAATCCCGTCCGGGCGGAGGGCGTGAATGCCGACACGTCGATTTCCCCATCCGCGTCGGACGCGTAGATCCAGAATCCCGATTCCTTGAGGGTCTCGATGGAGCGGGCGAGGTTGGTCACCTGCACCACGGGGATGTGCGCGGCCGACCCCGCGGAGGCGCGGAACACGGCCGCCGTGACGGGGCAGGACCGGTCCCGGGGGATCACGACCCCGGAGAGGCCGAACGCCCGGGCGTTCCGTAAAACCGTTCCCAGATTGTTGGGGTCGGTGATCCCGTCGAGGAGAAACGCGGCGGTCCTGGCGGGGAGGGAGCCAAGCCATTCGGCGAGATCGGAGTACCGGAATTCGGCGATCTCGGCCGCGATTCCACCCCCCTCTTTTTCGCCGGTCCGGCGGTGCCACTCCTCCCTCGGGCATGTGAGGCAGGGTACGCCCGCCGCCGACGCCCTCTCCCCGATGGCCTCCCTGACCTTGCCGGGAACCGAGTCGGCAAGAAGAACCTTCCTTGGCC
This sequence is a window from Candidatus Deferrimicrobiaceae bacterium. Protein-coding genes within it:
- the rlmB gene encoding 23S rRNA (guanosine(2251)-2'-O)-methyltransferase RlmB gives rise to the protein MWVTGQHPVEEVLSSRLQRPRKVLLADSVPGKVREAIGERASAAGVPCLTCPREEWHRRTGEKEGGGIAAEIAEFRYSDLAEWLGSLPARTAAFLLDGITDPNNLGTVLRNARAFGLSGVVIPRDRSCPVTAAVFRASAGSAAHIPVVQVTNLARSIETLKESGFWIYASDADGEIDVSAFTPSARTGFVLGGENTGIRRLVREKCDGSVRIPMEAGSDSLNVGVTSGILAFCARVLRQA